The Sphaerospermopsis torques-reginae ITEP-024 genome has a window encoding:
- the ygfZ gene encoding CAF17-like 4Fe-4S cluster assembly/insertion protein YgfZ, translating into MPKSVVDSKDATVIHAAQERVAVCDRSHWGRIRVSDDDRLRFLHNQSTNDFQRLKPGEGCDTVMVTSTARTIDLVTGYVLDDAVLLLVSPHRREFLMSWLDRYIFFADKVTLTDITDETATFSLIGPQSDAIVEKLGAGSLIGKPNNSHIVVDNIIFAVGSGLAIPGYTLIFPVAEKQKLWEKILEYDAVELSDRHWETLRILQGRPVPDAELTDDYNPLEVGLWQTVSFNKGCYIGQETIARLNTYKGVKQYLWGISLNSPAEPGSIITIGDEKVGTLTSYTETPDGHFGLGYIRAKAGGVGLKVQVGNSEGEVVSVPFISHEYP; encoded by the coding sequence ATGCCAAAATCTGTAGTTGACAGTAAAGATGCAACAGTTATTCATGCAGCACAGGAAAGGGTAGCTGTGTGCGATCGCTCTCATTGGGGGCGCATCCGTGTTTCTGATGATGACCGTCTGCGGTTTTTACACAACCAAAGCACCAATGATTTTCAACGCCTCAAACCAGGTGAAGGTTGTGATACTGTAATGGTGACATCTACAGCTAGAACTATAGATTTAGTAACTGGTTATGTTCTCGATGATGCAGTGTTACTTTTAGTTTCACCCCATCGGCGAGAATTTTTGATGTCATGGTTAGATCGTTACATATTTTTTGCAGACAAGGTAACATTAACCGATATCACTGATGAAACTGCAACTTTTAGCCTCATCGGACCCCAAAGCGATGCTATTGTAGAAAAATTGGGTGCTGGTTCACTGATTGGTAAACCCAACAATAGTCACATTGTGGTTGATAATATAATTTTTGCCGTGGGTAGTGGGTTAGCTATCCCTGGATATACTCTCATTTTCCCTGTAGCGGAAAAACAAAAACTGTGGGAGAAAATATTAGAATATGATGCAGTAGAATTGAGTGATCGCCATTGGGAAACTTTGCGAATATTACAAGGTCGTCCTGTACCCGATGCAGAACTCACTGATGATTATAATCCCTTGGAGGTCGGTTTATGGCAAACTGTATCTTTCAATAAAGGTTGTTACATCGGTCAAGAAACCATTGCTAGATTAAACACCTATAAAGGTGTAAAACAATATTTATGGGGAATTAGTCTCAATAGTCCCGCAGAACCAGGAAGCATAATTACTATAGGAGATGAAAAAGTCGGTACACTCACCAGTTACACAGAAACCCCCGATGGTCATTTTGGACTAGGTTACATTCGTGCTAAAGCTGGTGGTGTAGGGTTAAAAGTGCAAGTAGGAAACAGTGAAGGTGAAGTTGTTTCCGTTCCCTTTATTTCTCACGAATATCCATAA
- a CDS encoding heme oxygenase (biliverdin-producing) — MSSNLASKLRVGTKKAHTMAENVGFVKCFLKGVVEKNSYRKLVANFYFIYSAMEEEMEKHKNHPVVGKIYFPELNRKHSLEQDLAYYYGYNWREQIKLSSAGETYVNRIREISATAPELLVAHSYTRYLGDLSGGQILKNIAVTAMNLGEGEGTAFYEFADISDEKGFKAKYRQNLDEMPIDDATGDRIVEEANDAFGVNMKMFQELEGNLIKAIGIMVYNTLTRKRTKGSTELATAE; from the coding sequence ATGAGCAGTAATTTAGCCTCCAAGTTACGAGTAGGTACAAAAAAAGCGCATACAATGGCAGAAAACGTTGGTTTTGTCAAGTGCTTTTTAAAAGGAGTGGTAGAAAAAAATTCATACCGGAAACTGGTTGCTAACTTTTATTTCATCTACTCAGCAATGGAAGAGGAGATGGAAAAGCACAAAAATCACCCCGTTGTGGGTAAAATTTATTTTCCTGAACTAAACCGCAAGCATTCTTTAGAGCAAGATTTAGCTTACTACTATGGTTATAACTGGCGGGAGCAGATCAAATTATCCTCTGCTGGTGAGACTTATGTAAACCGCATTCGGGAAATTTCCGCTACAGCACCCGAATTGTTGGTTGCACATTCGTATACTCGTTATTTGGGTGACTTGTCTGGAGGACAAATTCTCAAAAACATTGCTGTAACTGCGATGAACCTGGGAGAAGGTGAAGGTACAGCTTTTTATGAATTTGCAGATATTAGCGATGAGAAGGGATTTAAAGCTAAATATCGGCAAAATTTGGATGAAATGCCCATTGATGATGCTACAGGCGATCGCATTGTCGAAGAAGCTAACGATGCTTTTGGTGTGAACATGAAGATGTTCCAAGAGTTAGAAGGTAATTTGATCAAGGCGATCGGGATCATGGTTTATAATACCTTGACACGGAAGCGGACAAAAGGTAGCACAGAATTGGCTACTGCTGAGTAA
- a CDS encoding family 10 glycosylhydrolase, producing MYKLPFNFSTPRLLRRSLFAVLFSSSMLIPNFSTQPAAAQVMEFCQLSPKAVKEKEELRLSALKGNRDAQSRYQKILKEHAEELQNCRRQNWPQTQAIWLRLYPCDSQPGAIDQIMDHIVNSGYNQVYLEAFYDGQVLLPAATNPTVWPAVVRTPGKEKVDLLAEGIKKGQARGLKVYAWMFTINFGYTYGQIENRKDAIARNGKGQNSIEVVDNRSQVFVDPYNTQAKTDYYRMVQEIMRRRPDGLLLDYVRYPRQAGSDSIATKVSDLWLFTPATQEALLRRAKNNKGLELIRRFLSKGYITAGDIGEVDQLYPQEDEPMWEGRIPPVADKSLLTANDKQPILQSDLWLLAVAHAMQGILDFVALASYPATQNNIPAGVVFFPEGNQTVGKGYDSRLQPWDKFPNTLEWHPMSYATCGNANCIMDQVQRVLSMAQPGTKVIPALAGKWGEPITGRPPLEQQIAALRRFAPQINAVSHFAYSWQHPELDGQRKFCKSQ from the coding sequence ATGTACAAACTTCCTTTCAACTTTTCCACACCAAGATTATTGCGTCGCAGTCTGTTTGCTGTTTTGTTTAGCAGTAGTATGTTAATTCCTAACTTTAGCACTCAGCCAGCAGCAGCGCAGGTAATGGAGTTTTGTCAACTATCACCAAAAGCAGTGAAAGAGAAAGAAGAACTACGTTTATCAGCCCTTAAAGGCAATAGAGACGCACAAAGTCGTTATCAAAAAATCCTCAAAGAACACGCAGAAGAATTACAAAATTGTCGCCGTCAAAATTGGCCACAAACTCAAGCTATCTGGTTACGTTTGTATCCCTGTGACTCTCAGCCAGGAGCAATTGATCAGATAATGGATCATATAGTCAATAGTGGCTATAACCAAGTTTATTTAGAAGCATTTTATGATGGTCAGGTATTGTTACCAGCAGCAACTAATCCCACAGTTTGGCCTGCTGTAGTTCGTACTCCGGGAAAAGAAAAAGTTGATTTATTAGCAGAAGGAATTAAAAAAGGACAAGCAAGAGGTTTAAAAGTTTATGCTTGGATGTTTACAATTAATTTTGGCTATACTTATGGTCAAATTGAGAATAGAAAAGATGCGATCGCCCGTAATGGAAAAGGTCAAAATAGTATAGAAGTTGTAGATAACCGTTCCCAAGTATTTGTAGACCCCTACAACACCCAAGCAAAAACCGATTATTATCGCATGGTACAAGAAATAATGCGTCGTCGTCCTGATGGCTTATTATTAGACTATGTACGCTATCCCCGACAAGCAGGAAGTGATTCCATAGCTACAAAAGTATCTGATTTATGGTTATTTACTCCCGCAACTCAAGAAGCTTTATTGCGTCGTGCCAAAAATAATAAAGGACTAGAATTAATTCGCAGGTTTTTAAGTAAAGGATACATCACAGCAGGAGATATAGGAGAAGTTGATCAACTTTATCCCCAAGAAGATGAACCAATGTGGGAAGGTCGTATTCCTCCAGTTGCAGACAAATCATTACTCACAGCAAACGATAAACAACCAATTTTGCAATCAGATTTATGGCTTTTGGCAGTTGCTCACGCCATGCAAGGTATATTAGATTTTGTTGCCTTAGCTAGTTATCCAGCTACACAAAATAATATTCCTGCTGGGGTGGTATTTTTCCCAGAAGGTAATCAAACTGTAGGTAAAGGATATGATTCCCGTTTGCAACCTTGGGATAAATTTCCTAATACTTTAGAATGGCATCCTATGTCTTATGCCACTTGTGGAAATGCTAATTGTATCATGGATCAAGTGCAACGAGTTTTAAGTATGGCGCAACCAGGTACAAAAGTCATTCCCGCTTTAGCTGGTAAATGGGGAGAACCAATAACTGGCCGTCCACCTTTAGAACAACAAATAGCAGCTTTAAGGAGATTTGCACCACAAATAAATGCAGTTAGTCATTTTGCCTATTCTTGGCAACATCCAGAACTTGATGGACAGCGGAAATTTTGTAAATCTCAGTGA
- a CDS encoding peroxiredoxin-like family protein → MNPYSVFSQTQLQCVSDGTIKPLLENCESAAKILVLVLPQLGDFDSLEYAWWLQREAQNLANQKIAIRAVGIGNLTSGRKFCEYTGFPQENLFVDENAELHQKLNLYPGLKVSVPGLSLGQKSWLNLMLMCAGIGSPGTLKEVFRGYKGDKQAPQLIADDEMIQGTPLPAFKGAFFKLAGGSGFQRPFELATLRLKNMVEVLTNWSTYVPSSAYLTQRGGTFLFNNQGELLYEHRDPGILGFAANMSQPLSFLSIDN, encoded by the coding sequence ATGAATCCCTACTCTGTTTTTTCTCAAACCCAACTTCAATGTGTGAGTGATGGCACTATCAAACCATTGTTAGAAAATTGCGAAAGTGCTGCAAAAATCCTGGTTTTAGTATTGCCACAACTGGGAGATTTTGATAGTCTAGAATATGCCTGGTGGTTACAGCGAGAAGCGCAAAATTTAGCAAATCAAAAAATTGCTATTCGTGCAGTAGGTATTGGTAATCTCACTTCTGGAAGAAAATTCTGTGAATATACAGGATTTCCCCAAGAAAATTTATTTGTTGATGAAAATGCCGAATTACATCAAAAACTGAATCTTTATCCAGGTTTAAAAGTTTCTGTTCCTGGACTTTCTCTAGGTCAGAAATCTTGGTTAAATTTAATGTTAATGTGTGCAGGTATTGGTAGTCCTGGAACATTAAAAGAAGTTTTTAGAGGATATAAAGGAGATAAACAAGCACCCCAACTTATAGCAGATGATGAGATGATTCAAGGTACTCCTTTACCAGCTTTTAAAGGTGCGTTTTTTAAATTAGCTGGAGGTAGTGGTTTTCAAAGACCTTTTGAATTAGCTACTTTGCGACTGAAAAATATGGTAGAAGTATTAACAAATTGGTCAACTTATGTACCATCATCTGCTTATTTAACTCAGCGTGGTGGAACATTTTTATTTAATAATCAAGGTGAATTACTTTATGAACATCGAGATCCAGGAATTTTAGGTTTTGCTGCTAACATGAGTCAACCTCTATCATTTCTATCAATTGATAATTGA
- a CDS encoding peroxiredoxin, producing the protein MALRLGDTVPNFTQASTHGDINFYEWAGDSWVVLFSHPADYTPVCTTELGTVAKLKPEFDKRNVKAIALSVDDVESHNGWVGDIEETQNTTLNYPILADADKKVSDLYDMIHPNAAANITVRSVFIIDPNKKLRLSFTYPPSTGRNFDELLRVIDSLQLTDNYSVATPADWKDGEDCVIVPSLKDPEVLKEKFPKGYQEIKPYLRMTPQPNK; encoded by the coding sequence ATGGCTCTCCGTCTTGGTGATACAGTACCTAACTTTACACAAGCGTCTACACATGGCGACATCAACTTTTATGAATGGGCGGGTGATAGCTGGGTAGTATTATTTTCTCACCCTGCTGACTATACACCTGTTTGCACCACAGAATTAGGTACTGTTGCGAAATTAAAACCCGAATTTGACAAACGCAACGTTAAAGCGATCGCTCTCAGCGTTGATGATGTAGAATCTCATAACGGTTGGGTAGGTGATATCGAAGAAACCCAAAATACCACCCTCAACTACCCAATTTTGGCAGATGCAGACAAAAAGGTTTCTGACCTTTATGATATGATTCACCCTAACGCAGCTGCAAACATCACAGTGCGTTCTGTATTCATTATTGACCCTAACAAAAAATTACGTCTTTCTTTCACCTATCCCCCCAGCACTGGACGCAATTTTGATGAATTATTGCGGGTAATTGACTCTTTACAATTAACAGATAACTACAGTGTTGCTACACCAGCAGACTGGAAAGATGGTGAAGACTGTGTAATTGTTCCATCCTTGAAAGATCCCGAAGTTCTCAAAGAGAAATTCCCCAAAGGTTATCAAGAAATCAAACCTTATTTACGCATGACTCCCCAACCTAACAAATAA
- a CDS encoding S-methyl-5'-thioadenosine phosphorylase, whose protein sequence is MAVAEIGIIGGSGLYKMEALKDVEELEVNTPFGSPSDAIILGTLDGTKVAFLARHGRNHTLLPSELPFRANIYAMKQLGVKYLISASAVGSLKAEVKPLDMVVPDQFIDRTKNRISTFFGEGIVAHIAFGDPICKNLAAVLADAIASLNLPDVTLHREGTYVCMEGPAFSTKAESNLYRSWGATIIGMTNLPEAKLAREAEIAYATLALVTDYDCWHPDHDNVTVEMVIGNLQRNGVNAQKVIQETVKRLSENPPASDAHYALKYAILTNLANAPAATKEKLSLLLEKYNR, encoded by the coding sequence ATGGCAGTAGCAGAAATTGGAATTATTGGTGGCAGTGGTTTATACAAAATGGAAGCCCTGAAAGATGTGGAAGAATTAGAGGTAAATACACCTTTTGGCTCACCATCAGACGCAATAATTCTAGGGACTCTGGATGGAACTAAAGTTGCCTTTTTGGCTCGTCATGGTCGTAATCATACGTTATTACCTTCTGAATTGCCCTTCCGTGCAAATATCTATGCTATGAAGCAATTAGGAGTAAAATACTTAATTTCTGCTAGTGCAGTTGGTTCGTTGAAAGCAGAGGTAAAACCATTAGATATGGTAGTTCCAGATCAGTTTATTGACAGAACTAAAAACCGTATTTCGACGTTTTTTGGTGAAGGAATTGTAGCGCATATTGCATTTGGTGATCCAATTTGTAAAAATTTGGCGGCTGTTTTAGCTGATGCGATCGCTTCTCTAAATTTACCTGATGTCACTCTTCACCGTGAAGGTACTTATGTCTGTATGGAAGGTCCTGCATTTTCCACCAAAGCTGAATCTAATCTTTATCGCAGTTGGGGTGCAACAATTATTGGGATGACAAATTTACCAGAAGCAAAGTTAGCCAGAGAAGCGGAAATTGCTTATGCAACTTTGGCTTTAGTTACAGATTATGATTGTTGGCATCCAGATCATGATAATGTCACAGTAGAGATGGTGATTGGTAATTTACAACGCAATGGGGTAAATGCCCAAAAAGTAATTCAAGAAACTGTAAAGCGGCTCAGTGAAAACCCTCCTGCTAGTGATGCCCATTATGCTTTGAAATATGCGATTTTGACAAATTTAGCAAATGCACCAGCCGCAACTAAGGAGAAGTTAAGTTTGTTGTTGGAGAAGTACAACAGGTGA
- the glmM gene encoding phosphoglucosamine mutase: MVSSITRTQSSISDGYVASLESNFVPSLLSLPKTPLFGTDGIRGKVGELLNAPLALQVGFWAGIVLRDHAANNGLAKNGPIILGQDSRNSSDMLAMALSAGLTAAGLEVWYLGLCPTPCVAYLTSITEAIGGVMISASHNPPEDNGIKIFGANGTKLSKELQGEIEAGLRGKIATNTSVNNCGRHYSRTELIGDYGQALQQPLHPQVNLQGMKIVLDVAWGAAVGLAPTVFTQMGADVICLHNQADGDRINVNCGSTHLDILADAVKEYKADMGFAFDGDADRVLAVDNTGRQVNGDYILYLWGRHLQEQQKLPDNLIISTVMANLGFEKAWEKQGGKLIRTAVGDQYVQAEMLKTGGMLGGEQSGHILCRHYGMTGDGLLTGLHLAAVVKAAGVSLAEMVDQSFQTYPQLLQNVRVEDREKRLGWEKCEPVQRAIAKAEAAMGDNGRILVRASGTEPVIRVMVEAADTELVNYWTKELVSQVQEHIA; the protein is encoded by the coding sequence ATGGTTTCTTCTATAACTCGGACTCAAAGCAGTATATCTGATGGTTATGTGGCTAGTCTTGAAAGTAATTTTGTTCCTAGTTTGCTATCCTTGCCAAAAACGCCGTTATTCGGTACAGATGGCATTCGGGGAAAAGTGGGAGAATTGTTGAATGCTCCTTTGGCTTTACAGGTGGGTTTTTGGGCGGGTATTGTTTTACGTGATCATGCTGCAAATAATGGTTTAGCAAAAAATGGACCAATAATTTTAGGTCAAGACTCTAGAAATTCTAGTGATATGCTGGCGATGGCGTTAAGTGCAGGTTTAACAGCAGCAGGGTTAGAAGTTTGGTATTTGGGTTTATGTCCTACTCCTTGCGTTGCTTATCTTACCAGCATCACAGAAGCTATTGGGGGTGTGATGATATCTGCCAGCCATAACCCACCAGAGGATAATGGAATTAAAATCTTTGGGGCAAATGGTACAAAGCTGTCAAAAGAATTACAAGGGGAAATTGAGGCAGGTTTGCGGGGTAAAATTGCCACAAATACCAGTGTCAATAACTGTGGAAGGCATTATTCACGGACAGAATTAATAGGAGATTACGGACAGGCACTGCAACAACCATTACATCCACAAGTAAATCTGCAAGGGATGAAAATTGTCTTAGATGTGGCTTGGGGTGCGGCTGTGGGGTTAGCACCGACCGTATTTACCCAGATGGGCGCGGATGTAATTTGTTTACATAACCAAGCGGATGGCGATCGCATTAACGTTAACTGCGGTTCTACCCATTTAGATATTTTAGCGGACGCGGTGAAAGAGTATAAAGCCGATATGGGGTTTGCCTTTGATGGCGATGCAGATCGAGTATTAGCTGTGGATAACACTGGTAGACAAGTTAACGGTGATTACATTCTTTACCTTTGGGGTCGTCATTTGCAAGAGCAACAAAAATTACCAGATAACTTGATTATTTCCACCGTCATGGCTAACCTGGGATTTGAGAAAGCTTGGGAAAAACAGGGTGGTAAATTAATTCGGACCGCAGTCGGGGATCAGTATGTACAAGCAGAAATGTTAAAAACTGGGGGAATGTTAGGGGGAGAACAATCAGGACATATCCTCTGTCGTCATTATGGCATGACTGGAGATGGTTTATTAACAGGATTACATTTAGCCGCAGTGGTGAAAGCAGCAGGAGTTTCCTTAGCAGAAATGGTAGATCAAAGTTTTCAAACCTATCCGCAACTATTACAAAACGTGAGAGTAGAAGACAGAGAAAAACGCTTAGGTTGGGAAAAATGCGAACCAGTACAGAGAGCGATCGCCAAAGCCGAAGCCGCAATGGGCGATAATGGACGCATATTAGTCCGTGCATCTGGCACAGAACCAGTGATTAGAGTTATGGTAGAAGCTGCGGATACGGAATTGGTAAATTATTGGACAAAGGAATTAGTTTCACAAGTACAGGAACATATAGCGTAA
- a CDS encoding cysteine synthase A — MDIKQGFVGTIGNTPLIRLNSFSEETGCEILAKAEFLNPGGSVKDRAALYIIEDAEKKGLLKPGGTVVEGTAGNTGIGLAHICNAKGYKCLIIIPNTQSQEKIDALTTLGAEVRPVPAVPYKDPNNYVKLSGRIAAEMENAIWANQFDNLANRQAHYETTGEEIWRQTEGKIDGWVAATGTGGTFAGVAMCLKEKNPNVKCVVADPMGSGLYSYVKTGEIKIEGSSITEGIGNSRITANMEGAPIDDAIQIDDQEALRVVYQLLRKDGLLMGGSTGINVGAAVALAKQLGPGHTIVTILCDSGSRYQSRIFNKEWLASKGLSVR; from the coding sequence ATGGATATAAAACAAGGATTTGTAGGTACTATTGGCAACACGCCACTAATTCGCTTAAACAGTTTTAGTGAAGAAACAGGTTGCGAAATTTTAGCCAAAGCAGAATTTCTCAATCCTGGAGGTTCTGTGAAAGATCGTGCTGCGCTTTATATTATCGAAGATGCAGAAAAAAAAGGTTTACTCAAACCCGGTGGTACAGTAGTGGAAGGAACTGCGGGTAATACGGGAATCGGATTAGCGCATATCTGTAATGCTAAAGGTTATAAATGTCTGATTATTATTCCCAATACCCAATCTCAAGAAAAAATAGATGCGCTGACTACCTTGGGAGCGGAAGTTCGTCCTGTTCCGGCTGTACCCTACAAAGACCCTAATAATTACGTTAAGTTATCTGGTAGAATTGCCGCAGAGATGGAAAACGCCATTTGGGCTAATCAATTTGATAATTTAGCAAACCGTCAAGCCCATTACGAAACCACCGGTGAGGAAATTTGGCGACAAACAGAGGGTAAAATAGATGGTTGGGTAGCTGCAACCGGTACAGGTGGCACTTTTGCCGGGGTAGCAATGTGTTTAAAAGAAAAAAACCCAAATGTTAAATGTGTGGTTGCAGATCCGATGGGTAGCGGTTTATATAGCTATGTGAAAACCGGCGAAATCAAAATCGAAGGTAGTTCTATTACTGAAGGTATTGGTAATAGTAGAATTACCGCGAATATGGAAGGCGCACCCATTGATGATGCCATTCAAATTGATGATCAAGAAGCTTTACGAGTGGTTTATCAACTATTAAGAAAAGATGGTTTATTAATGGGTGGTTCAACAGGAATTAATGTTGGTGCTGCGGTGGCTTTAGCGAAACAATTGGGACCCGGACATACTATTGTGACTATTCTTTGTGACAGCGGATCTCGCTATCAATCACGGATATTTAACAAAGAATGGTTAGCTAGTAAAGGGTTGTCTGTTAGGTAA
- the psb27 gene encoding photosystem II protein Psb27 yields the protein MKHYWSRLLALLLVVTIGLMGCSGSPDGLTGDYRQDTLSVVKVLKQAVEVSPDDPNKAAIQAEARQKINDFSARYQRSNAVSGLSSFTTMRTALNALAGHYSSYPNRPIPEKLKNRLEKEFARVEAVVNRGG from the coding sequence ATGAAGCATTATTGGTCGCGTCTGCTGGCACTACTTTTAGTAGTCACCATCGGTTTAATGGGTTGTTCTGGCAGTCCAGACGGCTTAACCGGAGATTATCGTCAAGACACTTTGTCCGTAGTCAAAGTCTTAAAACAAGCCGTAGAAGTATCACCGGATGATCCTAATAAAGCAGCAATACAAGCAGAAGCACGTCAAAAAATCAATGACTTTTCTGCACGTTATCAAAGATCCAATGCCGTTTCTGGCTTGAGTTCCTTTACAACCATGCGAACCGCCCTGAACGCTTTAGCTGGACATTACAGTTCTTACCCTAACCGTCCCATACCTGAAAAGTTGAAAAATCGCCTAGAAAAAGAATTTGCTCGTGTTGAAGCAGTGGTTAACCGTGGTGGTTAA
- a CDS encoding putative toxin-antitoxin system toxin component, PIN family, whose amino-acid sequence MKVVLDTNIWVSAIIWGGLPDQILLLREQNKLTIAMSPELLDELECTFNKRKIASKLQALNLTVATIINLIRESVIVYSIEELNVPELRDVDDNIILATAIAAEADMIITGDQDLLVLVEYQGIEIRTAKDFLDEYQI is encoded by the coding sequence ATGAAGGTAGTTTTAGATACGAATATTTGGGTATCTGCGATTATTTGGGGTGGTCTTCCTGATCAGATTTTACTTCTCCGTGAACAAAACAAACTAACAATTGCTATGTCTCCAGAATTGTTAGATGAATTAGAATGTACATTTAATAAAAGAAAAATTGCATCAAAATTACAGGCATTAAATTTAACAGTTGCTACAATTATTAATCTGATTCGAGAGTCAGTGATTGTTTATTCTATTGAGGAATTAAATGTTCCTGAACTTAGAGATGTAGATGATAATATTATTTTAGCTACTGCTATTGCTGCTGAAGCTGATATGATTATTACAGGTGATCAAGATTTGCTTGTTTTGGTAGAATATCAAGGAATTGAAATTAGGACAGCAAAAGATTTTTTGGACGAATATCAAATTTAG
- a CDS encoding DUF5331 domain-containing protein produces the protein MDIKQLRQVLKLKWLTYYQENRSWLVKMQIWRSYDGVRRPLSGHILATLSVLEPRLQHILPFILELNNNPDQIVASLGLNFNPDEELRLLELEKSLDQNQIVDKNSLTCSHVDPQIKQDSHSRVEQKKKQVLLRIVPSVEQKQQSISVVTISKPVNHHSTVAREEISQKTDKLGIGRLPNITEPIPIKYQFTGLPVKEISYISSTTNARSLPAWMDEFCPGVNR, from the coding sequence ATGGACATTAAGCAGCTACGCCAAGTTTTAAAATTAAAGTGGTTAACTTACTATCAAGAAAACCGTTCTTGGTTAGTAAAAATGCAAATTTGGCGGTCTTACGATGGGGTGAGAAGACCTTTATCTGGTCATATTTTGGCTACTCTCTCGGTTTTAGAACCGCGTTTACAGCACATACTTCCTTTTATTCTGGAGTTAAATAATAATCCTGATCAAATAGTCGCTTCTTTAGGTTTGAATTTTAATCCTGATGAGGAGTTACGTTTATTAGAATTAGAAAAATCTCTAGATCAAAACCAAATTGTTGACAAAAATTCTTTGACTTGTTCTCATGTAGATCCACAGATAAAACAAGATTCTCATTCTAGGGTTGAACAGAAAAAAAAACAGGTATTGTTAAGAATTGTTCCCAGTGTTGAACAAAAACAGCAATCTATTTCTGTGGTGACAATAAGTAAACCTGTAAATCATCATTCTACCGTAGCTAGGGAAGAAATATCTCAGAAAACTGATAAATTGGGAATTGGGCGATTACCAAATATCACCGAACCAATTCCTATTAAATATCAATTTACAGGTCTTCCCGTTAAGGAAATTTCCTACATTTCCTCAACAACTAACGCCCGCAGTTTACCCGCTTGGATGGATGAATTTTGTCCAGGGGTGAATAGGTGA
- a CDS encoding Uma2 family endonuclease, which yields MLSSPIVFQLPSSVKMTDEQFFDFCQVNRDLRIERNKFGEISIMPPAGSETGNREFNIAVQLGVWAEKDGTGIGFSSSTGFKLSTGADRSPDASWIKLERWNSLTPEQQKKFAPICPDFVIELRSPSDNLQPLKEKMIEYMEEPGIQLGLLIDRKHRRVYIYLPGQTEECLENPETVNCDPILPGFVLNMAKIW from the coding sequence ATGCTGTCATCACCTATAGTTTTTCAGCTACCATCATCAGTTAAAATGACAGATGAACAATTTTTTGATTTCTGTCAAGTAAATCGTGACTTACGCATTGAAAGGAATAAATTTGGAGAAATATCAATTATGCCACCAGCAGGATCAGAAACCGGAAACAGAGAATTTAATATTGCTGTACAGCTAGGAGTTTGGGCTGAAAAAGATGGTACAGGAATTGGTTTTTCTTCCAGTACAGGTTTTAAACTTTCCACAGGTGCGGATCGTTCTCCCGATGCTTCCTGGATAAAACTAGAAAGATGGAATAGTTTAACACCAGAACAACAGAAAAAGTTTGCTCCTATTTGTCCTGATTTTGTGATTGAATTGCGTTCTCCTTCCGATAATTTACAACCATTGAAAGAGAAAATGATTGAATATATGGAAGAACCAGGAATACAATTAGGATTATTAATTGATCGTAAACATCGCCGAGTTTATATTTATCTTCCTGGACAAACAGAGGAATGTTTAGAAAATCCTGAAACCGTAAATTGTGATCCTATTTTACCAGGGTTTGTTTTAAATATGGCTAAAATTTGGTAG
- a CDS encoding (2Fe-2S) ferredoxin domain-containing protein: MLNLPTEDQVESTKCVQVCQHRSCIKQGAKEVLAAFQALPVPNVTVTASGCLGQCGSGPMVLVLPEMVWYSRVLPLEVQTLVEKHLIGGQRVHRMLYHRFHPQR; encoded by the coding sequence ATGTTAAATCTACCAACAGAAGATCAAGTAGAATCTACTAAATGTGTGCAGGTGTGTCAACATCGTAGCTGTATCAAACAAGGTGCAAAAGAAGTATTAGCAGCTTTTCAAGCTTTACCCGTTCCCAATGTGACAGTTACAGCTAGTGGTTGCTTGGGTCAGTGCGGTAGTGGTCCTATGGTGCTAGTGTTACCTGAGATGGTGTGGTATTCTCGCGTTTTACCTCTGGAAGTACAAACACTGGTAGAAAAACATTTAATAGGTGGTCAAAGAGTCCACAGAATGCTATATCATCGTTTTCATCCTCAGAGATAA